One part of the Gossypium raimondii isolate GPD5lz chromosome 1, ASM2569854v1, whole genome shotgun sequence genome encodes these proteins:
- the LOC105785315 gene encoding non-symbiotic hemoglobin 2, whose protein sequence is MGFTEKQEGLVKESWGVLKQDIPHFSLRFFSLILEIAPGAKNMFSFLRESEEIPQNNPKLKAHAVKVFKMTCESAIQLREKGEVVVADTTLKYLGTVHVKSGVKDPHFEVVKEALLRTIEEAIGEEKWNEEMKNAWGEAYDQLAEAIKAEMKNHHDETA, encoded by the exons atGGGTTTCACAGAGAAGCAAGAAGGGTTGGTGAAAGAATCATGGGGGGTTTTGAAGCAAGATATTCCTCACTTCAGCTTGCGTTTCTTTTCACT GATATTGGAGATAGCACCAGGTGCGAAGAACATGTTCAGTTTCTTGAGGGAGTCAGAGGAGATTCCTCAAAATAATCCGAAGCTCAAAGCTCATGCTGTCAAGGTTTTCAAGATG ACATGTGAGTCAGCCATACAACTGAGAGAGAAAGGGGAAGTGGTAGTGGCTGATACTACTTTGAAGTATTTGGGCACTGTCCATGTCAAGAGTGGTGTCAAAGACCCCCATTTCGAG GTGGTGAAAGAGGCACTCTTAAGGACAATTGAAGAAGCAAttggagaagagaaatggaaTGAAGAGATGAAGAATGCTTGGGGTGAAGCTTATGATCAATTGGCTGAAGCTATTAAGGCTGAGATGAAGAACCACCATGATGAAACTGCTTAA